The genomic window GGGCATGTGTGCGGACCTGGTGCTGTTTGACCTGGACACGCTGGGTTTTGCCGGTGGCGCGGTGCACGACCCTGTCGGCAGCCTGCTGCTGTGTGCCAGCCCGCAGGCGGACTACACGGTCGTCAACGGCAAAGTGGTGGTGCGCGAGGGCCACTTGGAAACGGTAGACCTCGGCCCGCTGATGGAGCGCCACAACCGGCTGGCGCTGCAGCTGGCTGCGGCTGCAGACCACTGACCTCACCTGCTCAGTAGCTAAAGGCAATAGCGCGAATTTGCTCCTGAAATAGGAGCTACTCGCGCAATATCTACGGGCACTAGAGGCCAATTCAAGCCTCAACGCACGAGGCAGGGGCGCTTGGGGTCGAACTTCCAGCCGGGGATCAGGTACTGCATGGCCATCGCGTCATTGCGCGCGCCCAAGCCGTGCTGCAAGTAGATCTGGTGCGCTTTTTCCACTTCGACCATGTCCAGCTCCACACCCAAACCGGGCGTGGTGGGCACCGCAATCTGCCCGCCCACAATTTGCAGCGGGTCTGTGGTCAGGCGCTGGCCGTCTTGCCAGATCCAATGGGTATCAATGGCCGTTACCTTGCCCGGTGCAGCGGCCGCCACATGGGTGAACATCGCCAGCGACACATCAAAGTGGTTGTTGGAATGCGAACCCCAGGTAAGCCCCCAGGTCTGGCAGACCTGCGCCACCCGCACGGAACCCTGCATGGTCCAGAAATGCGGGTCAGCCAAGGGAATGTCCACCGACTGCAAGGCCAGCGAATGCGCTAGCTCGCGCCAGTCGGTGGCGATCATGTTGGTGGCAGTGGGCAGGCCGGTGGCGCGGCGGAACTCGGCTACCACTTCACGGCCGGAGAACACGCCTTCTGCCCCGCAGGGGTCTTCGGCATAGGCCATCACGCCATGCAGGTCACGGCACAGGCGGACCGCGTCATTCAACAGCCAACCGCCGTTCGGATCTAGGGTGATGCGGGCTTGCGGGAAGCGGGCATGCAGGGCGCGAATGGCCTCCACTTCTTCTTCGCCGCGCAGCACACCGCCCTTGAGCTTGAAATCCTGAAAGCCATAGCGCGCATAGGCAGCTTCGGCCAAGCGCACCACGCCGTTGGCGTCCATGGCTTTCTCGTGGCGCAGGCGCTTCCAGTCGTCGGCCTGATCCGGCTCGCTGATGTAGGGCAAGTCAGTCTGGTGGCGGTCGCCCACATAAAACAGGTAACCCAGCACCGCCACGCTGCTGCGTTGTTGGCCATCGCCCAGCAAGGCCGCCACCGGCACACCCAAGAATTTGCCCAGCAAATCGAGCAAGGCACTTTCCACGGCGGTCACTGCGTGAATCGCCACGCGGAGGTCAAAGGTCTGCAGGCCACGACCCTCGCTATCGCGGGCGGCAAAGGCTTCGCGCATGCGGTTGAGGATGGCGTTGTAGTTTCCGATGGATTGACCCACTACCAAGGAGGCAGCATCTTCCAGCGTCTGGCGGATCTTCTCGCCGCCGGGCACTTCGCCCACACCGGTGTTGCCGCTGCTGTCAGTCAGGATGACGATGTTGCGGGTAAAAAACGGCGCGTGGGCACCGCTCAGGTTCATCAACATGCCGTCATGGCCGGCAACCGGGATGACGCGCAGCGCAGTCACCACAGGGGTGCCGCGCACAGAGGGTTTTTCAGACGGGGTCATGGTCAATCTCCTTAGCGGGGCGCTCGATATAAAAGGATGGGTGGCGCCCCTACATATAGGACATCATACAACTAAACCGCGTCGACCTGCGACTTTCTCAAACGGTCTTTGCTGTTGGCCAGATGGGTGCGCATGGCGGCGCGGGCCGCATCCGCGTCCTGATTGCGGATGGCGTTGAAGATGTATTCGTGCTCACCATGCACCCGCCGCAGGTACGCCAAGCGCCCTTCCGGCGCACTGCTCGCGGTGTTGATGCGGGTGCGCGGAATGATCATGGTGCCCAGGTACGTCATCAGGTCCGCAAAGTGACGGTTACCCGTGGACTTGGCGACCTCCATATGGAAACTGAAGTCAGAAGGCACGGCATCCGAGTCTTCTTCGATCGACTTTTGGAACGCATCCAGCATCGCCTGCATGGCTTGCAAATTGGCCTCCGTGCGGCGCTGTGCCGCCAGGCCCGCAGCCTCGGTTTCCAGCGAAATCCTTAGCTCTAGCAGGGCAATCACATCTGCGACAGTGGCGAAATCCACATCAGCGATCTGAAAGTTGCCACTGCTCTGCGGTGCCAGTGCGAAGGTGCCCACACCGTGGCGGGTCTCTACCAAGCGGTTGGCTTGCAGGCGCGAAATGGCTTCGCGCACTACCGTGCGGCTGACATCAAAACGGCCCATGATTTCTGACTCGGTGGGCAGTTTGTCGCCGGGTTGGATCGCGCCTTCGCGGATGCTCGCGGCCAGACTTTCGACCACTTCATTTACCAAGCCTTTGGCGCGGCGCGGGCGCAAAACGTCGGTCGCCTCCGGTGTTGCACCAGACGCTGCAATTGTTCTAGGGGTTTGCACTAGGTCCATGGAAAAGTCCTTGACGCGGTCTGAGACGATGACCACAATTTAACACATCAGACAACATACAACTGACAATTCAGCTCTCTATTTCATGACCATTAAAGTACACCACACTTTGCTGATGACCGGCGCTGCAGGCGGCTTGGGCACTGCCATGCGCGACCGTTTGAAGGCCAACTGCGAGGTCTTGCGCCTCTCTGATCGCAGCGATTTCGGTGCTGCCCGTGCCGGCGAAGAGGTGGTGCTAGCTGACTTGGCCGATGCCGCAGCGGTAGATGCGATGGTCAAAGGCGTGAACGCCATCGTCCATTTCGGCGGCATCTCGCTGGAGGGCCCGTTCGAGCCCATCCTGCAAGCCAACATCCTGGGCGTCTACAACTTGTAC from Rhodoferax potami includes these protein-coding regions:
- the gudD gene encoding glucarate dehydratase, whose translation is MTPSEKPSVRGTPVVTALRVIPVAGHDGMLMNLSGAHAPFFTRNIVILTDSSGNTGVGEVPGGEKIRQTLEDAASLVVGQSIGNYNAILNRMREAFAARDSEGRGLQTFDLRVAIHAVTAVESALLDLLGKFLGVPVAALLGDGQQRSSVAVLGYLFYVGDRHQTDLPYISEPDQADDWKRLRHEKAMDANGVVRLAEAAYARYGFQDFKLKGGVLRGEEEVEAIRALHARFPQARITLDPNGGWLLNDAVRLCRDLHGVMAYAEDPCGAEGVFSGREVVAEFRRATGLPTATNMIATDWRELAHSLALQSVDIPLADPHFWTMQGSVRVAQVCQTWGLTWGSHSNNHFDVSLAMFTHVAAAAPGKVTAIDTHWIWQDGQRLTTDPLQIVGGQIAVPTTPGLGVELDMVEVEKAHQIYLQHGLGARNDAMAMQYLIPGWKFDPKRPCLVR
- a CDS encoding FadR/GntR family transcriptional regulator, which produces MDLVQTPRTIAASGATPEATDVLRPRRAKGLVNEVVESLAASIREGAIQPGDKLPTESEIMGRFDVSRTVVREAISRLQANRLVETRHGVGTFALAPQSSGNFQIADVDFATVADVIALLELRISLETEAAGLAAQRRTEANLQAMQAMLDAFQKSIEEDSDAVPSDFSFHMEVAKSTGNRHFADLMTYLGTMIIPRTRINTASSAPEGRLAYLRRVHGEHEYIFNAIRNQDADAARAAMRTHLANSKDRLRKSQVDAV